The stretch of DNA caatacaataaCCCAATCTAGCCAATGACACCATACATTTGGTACGATGGCCACGCCTCCAGACCAGTCCTCCCCAAAGACAGACCAGTCAGCCGCAGAGCTTCGTGGATCATGCATTTACTGAACTCTCAGCATCTGCCTGCGCTGTAGACAACACATGCAGACTACTAATTCCTACCTCCAAACATAATATACAGTTTCTGATGGAGCTCCATCCAAAAGAAATCACCCTTAATCGGACACGGGACTGCACGTCTGCAGCTCTTTTTAAAGCTCTCAATGTAATGTTTTCTATCAGTGTCTAGAATCCGCACCCAGACCGTCATTTTACAAGCACTCAGTGGCTACATCACCACCACAGCGAAATGTAAAAGTCAGTGTTTCCAGAAAGAGAGACTCAGAGGGACACACCTGGTCCCTCTGACCCTTAAAGCAATGATAACCTTTATATCGGCCACttattacttgtttttaaagcctTATAACCACGATTAAAAATTGATAGTTAAATCTTAACTTAATATTAGACTTACAAAgttctgaaaatgtcaaaaaatataGACAgcaaagataaaagaaaaaaaaaagtctctacAATATAACTTTGATATGATTTTACGTCAAGGCCtgtcaaaaaaaagaagagataaTTAAAGATGGGGTGACACACAAAACCCCATTAGTGATGATGAGTATTGTGAAATTAGTAGTAAATCAGTTTAGTTTGAATGTTAAAAGAGCAAAATCCTAAAGTTTTTGGTTAGAAGTATTTCAGACAAAATTCTGACCTGGAAATAGGaggagatatatatatatatgtatatatatgtacaaaATATGAACAGCTTGATGGTGCCAAGGATATTTTTCTTCCTGGACACTTGTCAAGGTTCACGAGGAGCGGCAGGCCAACAACAGTGTCCATCTGGCAActgtttgtgggaaaaaaaaaaacccatccaaGAATCATAAAGAgaagacaggaaacaaacttggaaaaaaaaaaaaaaaagtcaacccCAACCTCATTCgaggctgttttctttttggtggCAGCAAAAGGATTAAATAATGATAGATACAATGGAAAGAATGTGGGGTGGTTAGTGAAGCGCAGAGCCTATATCAAACAACCTCCCTATTCCCTACGTGGTGTGATAGGAGTAGTGCACGACATAAGAAATAGGCCCGTTAATTCAGCTTGCAGCCCGACTGGCTTCACTGAGCCTTGGAGGCAGTGGTAATGGTCGAGGCTTGCACAGGCACAGCAGCCGTGGTGGCTTGATGATCGGCAGTGACCTGCAGCCCCGCCCCCGCCGACACCAGGCTGACGGGGTTGCTGGCGAGCAGCCCCAGGTTCTGGGGGCTCAGGAAGAGCGGCGTGGTGACCAGGCTGGGCGTGCTACCACCAGAGGTGTTGGCGAACAGCAGGTTACTGCCATCCAGAGAAGTGATGGGGATTGTGCCGCTCGATGCCAGAGCTGTGAAGAGGATAGAAAGGTTGGTGTATTTAGAAACAGGGGCTCACCAATGGAGATGAGTTTCAATATATGTAGGACCAAACCTGCCTCATAAAGAAAAtaagattaaaacattttgttacaATTCATGGTATTCtaattatttgttcatttcattctgtttggaaattacaatttaaaataatgtgATTTGAAAAAACTAATAATGGCGCTTTTTACTGTCACAGCAGGACTTTTCTTTTGTGCAGGATTTGTTTTTTCCATCATCAAATTTATTACCGCTCAGCAGGattaattttagttttttcacaGAAGTAATTTTCTCTCAGCAGGATTAACTGGATGGGCGTGGCCTAAATTATTTTGCCcataaaatgcaaatacattGTGGCCCCATTTAATTCATGCTTTGATTATACAAATGATTCAATACATTATCTTGATAAGTCCATGACGGAATTTGTATCACTTTATTTTCAATCTTTTAGTTCTAAGTCagttattatgttgttgtttttttatctatGTACTCAATTTCTTTTGAcaattaatttctttatttattaattgtCATGTTGGTGTGCCAcacaaaaatgtccaaaaactcAGGCCACAGACCAGTACCAGGCGTCAGAAAATTTGTACATGGCCTCAAAGAAATTATATAATTTCTGAAGAGGAGATAAAAATAATAGTAGGCCTATATATATGTACTAACTATGATATGCATCTTATTTGATAAAATAGCctatttttttcagcatttttcctctttctcattTCCACTCTCTGACACATTACCAACTACACTGACTTTTAATCAAAGTAGGTCATCAGCATGTGATGTAACCAGTCTGTCATCACCATCTTTCAGCATAAAGTAGTACATAAAATATGGTTGTTGCCCAGGGGTTTctatgcattaaaaaaaaactggtaaGAGATCTATATGGTTACAGATTCTAGTTCAGTTTCATGCTTGCCTGCTCTCTTTCTTGTGAGCTGCCTTTACTGTCTCTAGACTGTCGCATAGACAAACCACCAAAACCCCAACAGCCAACAAAACCATTAACTGAAGTCTGTGGCACAAAAAAGACTGGGAACCCTGCCCCCATTCCACGTAACCACCTATGAAGCTGAGTATTTCTTTACATATGATGTATTCTCTCAGATATAAGAAAAGTTATTTAATATATTGTTGTGACACTGGTACGCACCTTGTATGAGGGTGCTGTTGCTCATCAGGGCAGGACTCAGCGCATTGCCAAGGCCACCAGGAGTCAGACTGAGCAAGGCCCCCCTGGAGACATGGACATGGATTTAGATCAATCGAGAACACAGCACTGAGCGAGTAATAATCAGAGGCTTTCACAACATGCCCGATACTAACCCTGAAGCAAACTGAGAAGAGGCTATAAGTCCTGGGCTCAGCCCTGCTGCAGCAGCCATAGCAGCGATGCTGGTGGGTAACTGGCCAGTAGAAAACCCTGGAGCTGCCACCATCACCTGACCACCTAAAGTGGTGGCTATGGACGTCGGGGCCTGGGTGAAGATGGTTTGCGCATGAGTGCCAATCTTGCTCTCAGTGGTTGAGGACTGAATAGTCGTTGGCGATGGGCTTAAAGATGGGGAGCTGGTTACCGTAGTAACCATAGGTGCAGTGGAGATGACagatgctgtgtttgtggctcCTACCGTCGAACctttgaggagaaaaaaatgagtTAACCttacatttaattattattatgggTGATTAGATACACACTTTCATTAAGACAAACACTCCTGTACACACCTGTGAAAGCCAAACTGGTGCTGGTGAGAGGCATCACTGTATTTACAGTCAGAGTGGTGGGTGTGTTAATAGTTGGACTGCTTACAAGGCTTGCTGTGCTGGCCACCTGGGTAACAGAATGAGAGGGAGGATTGAATAAGCTACAAATGCAAGTGAAACTGATCCTAAACTAATCTAGGAATGGGACAAAGactcaaaatgtgtgtgtgtttgcccatGCTTACCAAGGGGCTACTGGGGGTAAAAATGGTTTTGATGGGGGTGTTGCCTCCTCCACTGCTGCCGCTGCTAGGGGGGTTAATCCTCTTCTCTTTCTGCCGGCGATTGCAGAACCAGACCCGAATCACCTCCTTCTCCATGTTGAGCTGGTCAGCGATCATGGTGATCTCTTCAGAGGTAGGTTTTTGGTTCTGCTTGAAGAGGGCAAAAAAGCCAGAGATGCCCTGTGAGCACTGAGGAGAGGGACTACGGTCTTGTGTAATTCTGTTGCAGCTAAGTGAAGACTTAAGGTAGGCACAGTATTACTTTCCCTTCTCAGATCGATACTGTTAACTGCAGGAATGAGTTTCTCACCTCCAGAAAGCTCTTTTCTAAGGCCACTCGGATGTTGGTCTCAATACTGGTCCTCTTCTTCCGTCTGCGGTTGAGCATCTCCATGCCTGTGCCCGGGGAGCCCAGGGCACTGGGGCTGGACAGGGCCTGGTCAGATGTCAGGTTCTCTGCACAAACAGCATCGACAAAAGAGACAGGAAGGGAGGTAAAGACGAGGCACTTTAAAGACTCACAACCCATGCTGCCCTTTACCCTTCGACCAATACCACTACAGGGCATTCATATACAGAGAGATCAAAATGTTCTGTCCTTATGCCACATGCTTCTGTATCGAGAATTTAGGTGGGTTCAGGGACAAACCTGCATCATTGAGCCACTTCTCTAATAATGGCTTCAGTTTGCACATGTTCTTAAAGCTCAGGTTCAAGGCCTCAAAGCGAGAGATGGTCGTTTGGCTGAAGTCATTTCCATACAGCTTCCCCATGGCCAGGCCAACATCTCCCTGAGAGAGACGCATAAGAAAAAATAAGCATGATTAATTTAACCTGCAGCTGAGACTCGGCTGTccattttaacaaacaaacaaataaataaatacacatgaaCTTTAAAATCTAATCTATTtagtctctttctctctctcgcacacacacacctgtgtaaAGCCCAGTTTGATACGCCTCTGTTTGAAGGTCTTGGCAAACTGTTCCAGTTCCTCCAGATCACTAGGCTCCTCCAAAGTGGGGGTATCCAACCGCTTAGGTGGGGTCTGACTGTGGGGCAGGGACTGAATAGGTGTGGCTGCTGTTGTGCGGGTTGGAGTTGCAGGCTGAAGAAACCGGCAAAATATAAAATGCGATTGTTGTTAAGGTTAGGAAGAGTCAGCAAAGAGGAAATTGAGAGAAATATAAAGTGgtaaaaagaacatttctggagtttaaAAGAGGTGCTTGCATCATGACCAACCTGAGTTGCAAGGGTGATGCTTGGTTGAGTCGGCAGGAGGTTAGCTTGGCTTTGAGGTAGTTGAGTTAGAAGATTCTGGGCTTGCAACATGCCTTAAGGGTGAAAGACATGTGagttaggatttttttttttaatagaatgCTTCCATAACAATCAAATACATCTCTTTCCTTAATTTTGCATGGAAATCAAACACTGAAAGTAACTTACTCTGTTGGGCCTGCGGTGTCTGCGAGATGATGAACTGACCGGGCGACAGTGGTGTGGCAATTGGGTTGCCAGGCTGCACCAGAACAAACTGAGGCAGAcactgctgctgtagctgctgcgagaaacacatttttactgtaatCATGTCGAGAAATAAGCAGTTTATAACCACACTACTTTCTATCTCTACAGCATTGAGACTTTGAACACATAATCAGAACATGTAtactatttttgttttgtcatctgACTATACCATGAGTGTCTCCACTTAGGTTCATAAAACAGAATGGAAACATGCTAGTAGCAAGCATTTGATTTAAGATTCATCTCATCATTCCACTTAAACAAAATGTGAGTGTCTCAATCATACAATCAGCTTCAAAACCTTTCACAGTGGTGACATTTAGTCAAATATTCTTTTAGGACTTGCAGAAACAGTGGTGACAGTGTCTTACAGAGGCGATCTGGATGGGCTGTGACAGGGGCAGCTGGGTAATGGGTGTGGCTGCGGAGGCCGAGATGCTGGCCCCAGTGGTGCTGTTCTGCTGGCTGGCTGAATGCTGCACGGCCGCAGCCAGGAGCTGAGCCTGGGCCTGCTGGAGTAACAGCTGCTGATGGGCCGGGGTCAGGGTCAGCTGAAGAACCAAGAGACAAAgattaacagacagacagaggagcacacaaatgaaaaaaagagaaagtaagTAGTGTTTCAAATCAGTTTAAGTTTCACTGGACCGGATGAgttagtgttgtcacgatattTGAGTTTCGGCTTTGATATCCATGGAAAGTTACAATACCACAAAACCATGGTGAGGCATCATTAAGTACAATTAGAGACAGACTTAATTCATCCACGCCTTGTTCTAGTTTTTATCAACAACCCATGGACCATTTGCTTGGTGCTGTTGCTTACAGTTTAAAAGGCTGCTTCAGTTTAATGGCATTAAAGAGACCgcagctctgtctctgtcaAATCGATAATCACTAGAAGGATCCATCATCAATTCATAAAATCAGAAAATTAATTGATGAGTAAATCTTCGTAGGATGTCACACAGACAAGTTGCTGTTTGTACCAAAATGTTATGTAAGAAAAACTACTCTGAGAATCTCTACCTTGTTTTGGTGTCATTTACTGATAAGCTgcttctgtcctctgctgtctgtgtacACCTTATAAACTCTGAAGTCTACATTGCTTTGAAAGTAGTATGTGGATGCTGACATGGACTTAATGGGGCATTCAAGTGCACCTCATAAACTCTTATCTATATTTGAATGGCCACAATGGTTGTTTAAAATGAGGAAGCGCCTTTTTATTCTCCCATTTACTTTTGCATTTACTTACcaaatactttcttttttttcccaacacaGCATTTGCGAAAAACATGTCAAAACCTGCTTCAATACTTTAACCACAAATCTATAAATCTataaaaattattttatcaatataaaaaaaaatttattttaataatgcACCAGCATGTTCCACGTACAATTTACAGCATTAGTTCTCTCAGAACCTCTTCAAATCCCCCAAAATTCGTATTATAAACAGGCACATCCTTAAATTAATCAATATTGAAACAATTGAGATATTGAATCAAACCCTTGTGAGGGTTAATTGGAGAAATACAAATTAATCTGAGGAATTTATGGCCAGCTCTAGACGTCTCCTTTATTTAGTTCTTCCAATTTGTatgaaaataatgtaaaaactgaaactgaagcgGATTCACAATAACAGTGACTACTTAAAATGTTCTTCTGAATTCAAGGTATCAAAGTGGTATTGAAACTTTCCTCATCATGGCAACACTGAAATGTGTCCAGACAGGCAAATGGCGAGACGACTCATGCAGTTGAGCCAGGCACAAGTGCAAATGAGCATGTTGATGTATCGTTCAAACTCAAATCCACATGCACTTTAAACATTCACTCCCACATAGAACAACAGCAGCTGCATTCAACCCGACCAGTCTTCTCAACTACATCATGGCCTCAGGGAGAACACAGATGAACATGAAGAGTGTCAGGTGGTCAATAGAACCATGAGTGTACAGGCACATCGAGGCTATGTCCAAACACACCCTACCAAGTGTAGAATTTGGACATAGCCTTTGAACCACTGGGAtgaacaggcagacaggcagaggagaCACCAGCCTTAGCCACAGAATCAGGGCAAGCGATCATTTCATCACCCCAATCTTTTCAGCCAGGGTCGATCATGTTGAGGTGTCACCCCAGATGCATGGCTACGACTAGGTTTTAACTCAAAGCAACGAGGCAAATGGCCACTTACTCCTGCAATCTGTCCCCCGGCCAACATTAGCTGGGTTTGAGGCAATACGCTCTGCTGGACGGAGGTCGGGAGAGCACTCGAGTCTTCCGACTTAGACTAGTGGAAGTGAAGCAAAGACGGGGGCTTAGAGAGAACCTTCCTAGAGGCATAACTGAACATAATTGACAGCATAAAGTTGATCAAATATGTCtctttattttctgatttaagttgtttaaaaaaaaataacaaggttctgaatgttttaaaataaaaaaattaaaggataTCTAATTTAGACAAAAGTTTTAgtctaaattaaataaagcataaaacaaaacaaaaaatacaatcaaacaTCAAGCTTCTGCTACCTGAGTGGCTCTCTGAGAATGAGCCTTTAGTTTTTGAGCAGGGAGAGGAATTTAAATTCAAAAGGAAGTGAGAAAGTGggtatttaaaatgtgctgcAGCCTTCAGAGACAAGCAAAGTGAATGGGAAGGGAGGGGAGAGTTGAGAGTTGAGctaattaaaataactgttatGCAGTGCATGTAAATTCTGCATAGATTTGCATATTCTCGGCCATCTGTTTCCGAGCAACCGCAGAGCAGCTAATTAGCATACAGGGTTGATTAATCTGCCTTGTTGCCAGGCGACACAAGGAGAGCCTGGCTCATTTAAATGAGCGCTTTCTcgcctgtgcatgtgtgagtgcaGATGAGCATACATCTGTTTAAACTTGACGCTTTATTTCATTATAAAACTACATTTCAGCTCTGTCACTACACCGAAAGCATTTTCTACTTCCACAAAAATAAGACAACAAAAAGTTACTTGAGGTAAAGTGTGTGTTAGTTTGCATCATGTGTTACCTGTTGGAGGAGGGCTTGT from Sparus aurata chromosome 9, fSpaAur1.1, whole genome shotgun sequence encodes:
- the pou2f1b gene encoding POU domain, class 2, transcription factor 1b isoform X9, with the translated sequence MLEITGGASADAKVNNQSETTKCAMESGDANTGITTNGLDFQRHTVPTTSAITNAHAQALLQQSKSEDSSALPTSVQQSVLPQTQLMLAGGQIAGLTLTPAHQQLLLQQAQAQLLAAAVQHSASQQNSTTGASISASAATPITQLPLSQPIQIASQLQQQCLPQFVLVQPGNPIATPLSPGQFIISQTPQAQQSMLQAQNLLTQLPQSQANLLPTQPSITLATQPATPTRTTAATPIQSLPHSQTPPKRLDTPTLEEPSDLEELEQFAKTFKQRRIKLGFTQGDVGLAMGKLYGNDFSQTTISRFEALNLSFKNMCKLKPLLEKWLNDAVCAENLTSDQALSSPSALGSPGTGMEMLNRRRKKRTSIETNIRVALEKSFLEQNQKPTSEEITMIADQLNMEKEVIRVWFCNRRQKEKRINPPSSGSSGGGNTPIKTIFTPSSPLVASTASLVSSPTINTPTTLTVNTVMPLTSTSLAFTGSTVGATNTASVISTAPMVTTVTSSPSLSPSPTTIQSSTTESKIGTHAQTIFTQAPTSIATTLGGQVMVAAPGFSTGQLPTSIAAMAAAAGLSPGLIASSQFASGGALLSLTPGGLGNALSPALMSNSTLIQALASSGTIPITSLDGSNLLFANTSGGSTPSLVTTPLFLSPQNLGLLASNPVSLVSAGAGLQVTADHQATTAAVPVQASTITTASKAQ
- the pou2f1b gene encoding POU domain, class 2, transcription factor 1b isoform X2, translated to MADGGAASQDESSGPDAKVNNQSETTKCAMESGDANTVFLSLGITTNGLDFQRHTVPTTSAITNAHAQALLQQSKSEDSSALPTSVQQSVLPQTQLMLAGGQIAGLTLTPAHQQLLLQQAQAQLLAAAVQHSASQQNSTTGASISASAATPITQLPLSQPIQIASLQQQCLPQFVLVQPGNPIATPLSPGQFIISQTPQAQQSMLQAQNLLTQLPQSQANLLPTQPSITLATQPATPTRTTAATPIQSLPHSQTPPKRLDTPTLEEPSDLEELEQFAKTFKQRRIKLGFTQGDVGLAMGKLYGNDFSQTTISRFEALNLSFKNMCKLKPLLEKWLNDAVCAENLTSDQALSSPSALGSPGTGMEMLNRRRKKRTSIETNIRVALEKSFLEQNQKPTSEEITMIADQLNMEKEVIRVWFCNRRQKEKRINPPSSGSSGGGNTPIKTIFTPSSPLVASTASLVSSPTINTPTTLTVNTVMPLTSTSLAFTGSTVGATNTASVISTAPMVTTVTSSPSLSPSPTTIQSSTTESKIGTHAQTIFTQAPTSIATTLGGQVMVAAPGFSTGQLPTSIAAMAAAAGLSPGLIASSQFASGGALLSLTPGGLGNALSPALMSNSTLIQALASSGTIPITSLDGSNLLFANTSGGSTPSLVTTPLFLSPQNLGLLASNPVSLVSAGAGLQVTADHQATTAAVPVQASTITTASKAQ
- the pou2f1b gene encoding POU domain, class 2, transcription factor 1b isoform X15, whose protein sequence is MADGGAASQDESSGPDAKVNNQSETTKCAMESGDANTGITTNGLDFQRHTVPTTSAITNAHAQALLQQLTLTPAHQQLLLQQAQAQLLAAAVQHSASQQNSTTGASISASAATPITQLPLSQPIQIASQLQQQCLPQFVLVQPGNPIATPLSPGQFIISQTPQAQQSMLQAQNLLTQLPQSQANLLPTQPSITLATQPATPTRTTAATPIQSLPHSQTPPKRLDTPTLEEPSDLEELEQFAKTFKQRRIKLGFTQGDVGLAMGKLYGNDFSQTTISRFEALNLSFKNMCKLKPLLEKWLNDAVCAENLTSDQALSSPSALGSPGTGMEMLNRRRKKRTSIETNIRVALEKSFLEQNQKPTSEEITMIADQLNMEKEVIRVWFCNRRQKEKRINPPSSGSSGGGNTPIKTIFTPSSPLVASTASLVSSPTINTPTTLTVNTVMPLTSTSLAFTGSTVGATNTASVISTAPMVTTVTSSPSLSPSPTTIQSSTTESKIGTHAQTIFTQAPTSIATTLGGQVMVAAPGFSTGQLPTSIAAMAAAAGLSPGLIASSQFASGGALLSLTPGGLGNALSPALMSNSTLIQALASSGTIPITSLDGSNLLFANTSGGSTPSLVTTPLFLSPQNLGLLASNPVSLVSAGAGLQVTADHQATTAAVPVQASTITTASKAQ
- the pou2f1b gene encoding POU domain, class 2, transcription factor 1b isoform X5, which codes for MADGGAASQDESSGPDAKVNNQSETTKCAMESGDANTVFLSLGITTNGLDFQRHTVPTTSAITNAHAQALLQQSKSEDSSALPTSVQQSVLPQTQLMLAGGQIAGLTLTPAHQQLLLQQAQAQLLAAAVQHSASQQNSTTGASISASAATPITQLPLSQPIQIASLQQQCLPQFVLVQPGNPIATPLSPGQFIISQTPQAQQSMLQAQNLLTQLPQSQANLLPTQPSITLATQPATPTRTTAATPIQSLPHSQTPPKRLDTPTLEEPSDLEELEQFAKTFKQRRIKLGFTQGDVGLAMGKLYGNDFSQTTISRFEALNLSFKNMCKLKPLLEKWLNDAENLTSDQALSSPSALGSPGTGMEMLNRRRKKRTSIETNIRVALEKSFLEQNQKPTSEEITMIADQLNMEKEVIRVWFCNRRQKEKRINPPSSGSSGGGNTPIKTIFTPSSPLVASTASLVSSPTINTPTTLTVNTVMPLTSTSLAFTGSTVGATNTASVISTAPMVTTVTSSPSLSPSPTTIQSSTTESKIGTHAQTIFTQAPTSIATTLGGQVMVAAPGFSTGQLPTSIAAMAAAAGLSPGLIASSQFASGGALLSLTPGGLGNALSPALMSNSTLIQALASSGTIPITSLDGSNLLFANTSGGSTPSLVTTPLFLSPQNLGLLASNPVSLVSAGAGLQVTADHQATTAAVPVQASTITTASKAQ
- the pou2f1b gene encoding POU domain, class 2, transcription factor 1b isoform X7 — protein: MADGGAASQDESSGPDAKVNNQSETTKCAMESGDANTGITTNGLDFQRHTVPTTSAITNAHAQALLQQSKSEDSSALPTSVQQSVLPQTQLMLAGGQIAGLTLTPAHQQLLLQQAQAQLLAAAVQHSASQQNSTTGASISASAATPITQLPLSQPIQIASQLQQQCLPQFVLVQPGNPIATPLSPGQFIISQTPQAQQSMLQAQNLLTQLPQSQANLLPTQPSITLATQPATPTRTTAATPIQSLPHSQTPPKRLDTPTLEEPSDLEELEQFAKTFKQRRIKLGFTQGDVGLAMGKLYGNDFSQTTISRFEALNLSFKNMCKLKPLLEKWLNDAVCAENLTSDQALSSPSALGSPGTGMEMLNRRRKKRTSIETNIRVALEKSFLEQNQKPTSEEITMIADQLNMEKEVIRVWFCNRRQKEKRINPPSSGSSGGGNTPIKTIFTPSSPLVASTASLVSSPTINTPTTLTVNTVMPLTSTSLAFTGSTVGATNTASVISTAPMVTTVTSSPSLSPSPTTIQSSTTESKIGTHAQTIFTQAPTSIATTLGGQVMVAAPGFSTGQLPTSIAAMAAAAGLSPGLIASSQFASGGALLSLTPGGLGNALSPALMSNSTLIQALASSGTIPITSLDGSNLLFANTSGGSTPSLVTTPLFLSPQNLGLLASNPVSLVSAGAGLQVTADHQATTAAVPVQASTITTASKAQ
- the pou2f1b gene encoding POU domain, class 2, transcription factor 1b isoform X14, producing MADGGAASQDESSGPDAKVNNQSETTKCAMESGDANTVFLSLGITTNGLDFQRHTVPTTSAITNAHAQALLQQLTLTPAHQQLLLQQAQAQLLAAAVQHSASQQNSTTGASISASAATPITQLPLSQPIQIASLQQQCLPQFVLVQPGNPIATPLSPGQFIISQTPQAQQSMLQAQNLLTQLPQSQANLLPTQPSITLATQPATPTRTTAATPIQSLPHSQTPPKRLDTPTLEEPSDLEELEQFAKTFKQRRIKLGFTQGDVGLAMGKLYGNDFSQTTISRFEALNLSFKNMCKLKPLLEKWLNDAENLTSDQALSSPSALGSPGTGMEMLNRRRKKRTSIETNIRVALEKSFLEQNQKPTSEEITMIADQLNMEKEVIRVWFCNRRQKEKRINPPSSGSSGGGNTPIKTIFTPSSPLVASTASLVSSPTINTPTTLTVNTVMPLTSTSLAFTGSTVGATNTASVISTAPMVTTVTSSPSLSPSPTTIQSSTTESKIGTHAQTIFTQAPTSIATTLGGQVMVAAPGFSTGQLPTSIAAMAAAAGLSPGLIASSQFASGGALLSLTPGGLGNALSPALMSNSTLIQALASSGTIPITSLDGSNLLFANTSGGSTPSLVTTPLFLSPQNLGLLASNPVSLVSAGAGLQVTADHQATTAAVPVQASTITTASKAQ
- the pou2f1b gene encoding POU domain, class 2, transcription factor 1b isoform X11 — protein: MADGGAASQDESSGPGITTNGLDFQRHTVPTTSAITNAHAQALLQQSKSEDSSALPTSVQQSVLPQTQLMLAGGQIAGLTLTPAHQQLLLQQAQAQLLAAAVQHSASQQNSTTGASISASAATPITQLPLSQPIQIASQLQQQCLPQFVLVQPGNPIATPLSPGQFIISQTPQAQQSMLQAQNLLTQLPQSQANLLPTQPSITLATQPATPTRTTAATPIQSLPHSQTPPKRLDTPTLEEPSDLEELEQFAKTFKQRRIKLGFTQGDVGLAMGKLYGNDFSQTTISRFEALNLSFKNMCKLKPLLEKWLNDAVCAENLTSDQALSSPSALGSPGTGMEMLNRRRKKRTSIETNIRVALEKSFLEQNQKPTSEEITMIADQLNMEKEVIRVWFCNRRQKEKRINPPSSGSSGGGNTPIKTIFTPSSPLVASTASLVSSPTINTPTTLTVNTVMPLTSTSLAFTGSTVGATNTASVISTAPMVTTVTSSPSLSPSPTTIQSSTTESKIGTHAQTIFTQAPTSIATTLGGQVMVAAPGFSTGQLPTSIAAMAAAAGLSPGLIASSQFASGGALLSLTPGGLGNALSPALMSNSTLIQALASSGTIPITSLDGSNLLFANTSGGSTPSLVTTPLFLSPQNLGLLASNPVSLVSAGAGLQVTADHQATTAAVPVQASTITTASKAQ
- the pou2f1b gene encoding POU domain, class 2, transcription factor 1b isoform X8: MLEITGGASADAKVNNQSETTKCAMESGDANTVFLSLGITTNGLDFQRHTVPTTSAITNAHAQALLQQSKSEDSSALPTSVQQSVLPQTQLMLAGGQIAGLTLTPAHQQLLLQQAQAQLLAAAVQHSASQQNSTTGASISASAATPITQLPLSQPIQIASQLQQQCLPQFVLVQPGNPIATPLSPGQFIISQTPQAQQSMLQAQNLLTQLPQSQANLLPTQPSITLATQPATPTRTTAATPIQSLPHSQTPPKRLDTPTLEEPSDLEELEQFAKTFKQRRIKLGFTQGDVGLAMGKLYGNDFSQTTISRFEALNLSFKNMCKLKPLLEKWLNDAVCAENLTSDQALSSPSALGSPGTGMEMLNRRRKKRTSIETNIRVALEKSFLEQNQKPTSEEITMIADQLNMEKEVIRVWFCNRRQKEKRINPPSSGSSGGGNTPIKTIFTPSSPLVASTASLVSSPTINTPTTLTVNTVMPLTSTSLAFTGSTVGATNTASVISTAPMVTTVTSSPSLSPSPTTIQSSTTESKIGTHAQTIFTQAPTSIATTLGGQVMVAAPGFSTGQLPTSIAAMAAAAGLSPGLIASSQFASGGALLSLTPGGLGNALSPALMSNSTLIQALASSGTIPITSLDGSNLLFANTSGGSTPSLVTTPLFLSPQNLGLLASNPVSLVSAGAGLQVTADHQATTAAVPVQASTITTASKAQ
- the pou2f1b gene encoding POU domain, class 2, transcription factor 1b isoform X13, with the protein product MADGGAASQDESSGPDAKVNNQSETTKCAMESGDANTVFLSLGITTNGLDFQRHTVPTTSAITNAHAQALLQQLTLTPAHQQLLLQQAQAQLLAAAVQHSASQQNSTTGASISASAATPITQLPLSQPIQIASQLQQQCLPQFVLVQPGNPIATPLSPGQFIISQTPQAQQSMLQAQNLLTQLPQSQANLLPTQPSITLATQPATPTRTTAATPIQSLPHSQTPPKRLDTPTLEEPSDLEELEQFAKTFKQRRIKLGFTQGDVGLAMGKLYGNDFSQTTISRFEALNLSFKNMCKLKPLLEKWLNDAENLTSDQALSSPSALGSPGTGMEMLNRRRKKRTSIETNIRVALEKSFLEQNQKPTSEEITMIADQLNMEKEVIRVWFCNRRQKEKRINPPSSGSSGGGNTPIKTIFTPSSPLVASTASLVSSPTINTPTTLTVNTVMPLTSTSLAFTGSTVGATNTASVISTAPMVTTVTSSPSLSPSPTTIQSSTTESKIGTHAQTIFTQAPTSIATTLGGQVMVAAPGFSTGQLPTSIAAMAAAAGLSPGLIASSQFASGGALLSLTPGGLGNALSPALMSNSTLIQALASSGTIPITSLDGSNLLFANTSGGSTPSLVTTPLFLSPQNLGLLASNPVSLVSAGAGLQVTADHQATTAAVPVQASTITTASKAQ